From Argopecten irradians isolate NY chromosome 2, Ai_NY, whole genome shotgun sequence, the proteins below share one genomic window:
- the LOC138316646 gene encoding uncharacterized protein codes for MERYILRHPRGRTRVGEDERPIGQILETTPERNTDMRPINGRRGSICSCGKTCKNERGLKIHRTKMGCAPILNLAQRTEQSGETEEEEVPGNNHSNHSLHAPEGGEEQGGEVDSQRESAEDQIGQGEERRKRVKWPGSFNTVVWQQFDEDVDNILEAMLAGNIDRKVKGMATCIYSMGIERFGTEEKEIRGGNNRENRREKEIGNIRRELRALKKQFREASDVQKQPIIELTHGLRERLKTLRRAETNRRNRKERSRKRTSFVTNPFQFVKKLFGSKGSGKLVSSKEEVEEHLRKTHSDPRRAEDLAENTKIREVEEPTEAFDESEPKLSEVREIIKKARAGSAPGPNGVPYRVYKNCPRLLRRLWLLLRKVWRRGRLAESWNKAEGCFIPKEDNSKDISQFRTISLLNVEGKVMLAVLARRLTKYMLDNKYIDISVQKGGIPGVSGCLEHTSVLTQIIREARENKGNVAVLWLDLANAYGSIPHKLVEMTMEKYHVPEKFRILLKDYFDSFQMRFTVGDYTTAWQRLEVGIVTGCTISVILFAAAMNLIIKAVEKMSRGPYLSAGSRQPPTRAFMDDMTVTTKTVVEGRWTLRDLEEQITWARMRFKPAKSRSLVLKAGKVKEERFQIGGVDIPTVTEKPVKSLGKWFNGSLNDKNSVVEMKKQAEEWMKAVEKSGLPGKFKAWIYQHGVLPRLLWPLLVYEVPLTSVEAMERMISGHLRRWLNIPRSFSSVGLYSSGTKLQLPLKSLTEEFKVTKVRQVIMLRDSADDKVREARVVTRTGRKWDAKQALKEAEARLRHGDIVGSVASGRLGLGTITRPRWGSANQRTRRDMAQAEIRSMDEEARQVKAVSMRQQGSWTHWEGVRQRKVSWNDIWKMEGHRLSFLLKSTYDLLPSPTNLFTWGIKDNAECVLCRKPANLAHVLTSCQVALSDGRYTWRHDQVLKEVAASLDRARRKKADDIERAKVCHICEVGNPGYRKRRGWWDTRNSKRLGNEGRHPAEDGFPSRGGFNTTPPRCCVVVPQL; via the coding sequence ATGGAGAGATACATATTAAGACACCCCCGGGGTCGCACGAGAGTGGGGGAGGATGAGCGACCCATCGGACAGATATTGGAAACGACACCGGAACGGAATACGGACATGAGACCGATCAACGGAAGAAGGGGGAGCATATGTAGTTGCGGAAAGACCTGTAAGAACGAAAGAGGTTTGAAGATCCACCGCACAAAGATGGGCTGCGCTCCTATTCTCAACCTGGCGCAACGCACAGAGCAATCTGGTGAGACGGAGGAGGAGGAGGTTCCGGGAAACAACCACAGTAACCACAGTCTCCATGCACCAGAGGGGGGAGAGGAGCAAGGCGGAGAGGTAGACTCTCAGAGGGAATCGGCGGAGGATCAGATAGGGCAAGGAGAGGAGAGAAGAAAACGTGTAAAATGGCCTGGGAGTTTCAACACGGTAGTATGGCAGCAGTTTGATGAGGACGTCGACAACATCCTTGAGGCAATGTTAGCTGGAAATATTGATAGGAAGGTTAAAGGAATGGCCACATGCATATACAGCATGGGAATAGAGAGATTTGGAACTGAGGAAAAGGAAATAAGAGGTGGAAACAACCGGGAAAATAGAAGAGAGAAGGAAATTGGTAACATCAGAAGGGAACTGAGAGCACTGAAGAAACAATTCAGGGAAGCATCAGACGTCCAGAAACAACCTATCATAGAACTGACACACGGTCTCAGGGAAAGACTGAAGACACTGAGAAGAGCAGAAACCAATAGAAGGAATCGGAAAGAGAGAAGCAGGAAGAGGACAAGTTTTGTGACAAACCCTTTCCAGTTCGTGAAGAAGCTCTTCGGGAGCAAGGGTTCAGGGAAGTTGGTAAGCTCCAAGGAGGAAGTGGAGGAGCACCTAAGGAAGACCCACAGTGATCCTAGGAGAGCAGAAGATCTGGCAGAGAACACCAAGATAAGGGAGGTCGAAGAGCCAACAGAGGCATTTGACGAGAGCGAGCCAAAGCTTTCTGAGGTTCGTGAAATTATCAAGAAGGCACGAGCAGGATCAGCACCTGGACCCAACGGAGTACCATATAGGGTTTACAAGAACTGCCCAAGACTGCTGAGAAGATTATGGCTTTTGCTTCGGAAGGTTTGGAGGAGAGGGCGTTTGGCGGAGAGCTGGAACAAAGCAGAGGGGTGCTTCATACCCAAGGAAGACAACTCCAAAGACATCAGCCAGTTCAGAACCATATCTTTACTGAATGTGGAGGGAAAGGTCATGCTAGCCGTCTTAGCGAGGCGATTGACGAAGTACATGCTGGACAACAAATACATAGACATTTCAGTGCAGAAGGGAGGCATCCCTGGTGTATCTGGATGTCTGGAACACACCAGCGTACTAACCCAAATCATCAGAGAAGCAAGGGAGAACAAAGGCAATGTTGCGGTACTTTGGCTCGACCTGGCCAATGCGTACGGTTCCATACCACACAAACTAGTAGAGATGACGATGGAAAAGTATCATGTGCCCGAGAAATTCAGAATTCTTCTCAAGGATTATTTCGACAGTTTCCAGATGCGCTTCACTGTAGGAGACTACACAACAGCTTGGCAAAGACTGGAGGTCGGGATTGTCACTGGGTGCACGATCTCAGTCATACTCTTTGCAGCAGCGATGAACTTAATCATCAAAGCGGTTGAGAAGATGAGTAGGGGTCCTTACCTGTCGGCAGGCAGCAGGCAACCGCCAACCAGAGCGTTTATGGACGATATGACGGTGACGACGAAGACGGTGGTGGAAGGAAGGTGGACTCTGAGAGATCTAGAAGAGCAGATCACTTGGGCCCGCATGAGGTTCAAACCAGCCAAGTCTCGGAGTCTCGTTCTTAAGGCAGGCAAGGTGAAGGAGGAAAGGTTTCAGATCGGAGGAGTGGACATACCAACTGTTACAGAGAAGCCAGTGAAGAGCCTTGGCAAGTGGTTTAATGGTTCACTCAACGACAAGAACAGTGTGGTGGAGATGAAGAAGCAGGCAGAAGAATGGATGAAGGCAGTTGAGAAGAGTGGACTCCCAGGGAAATTCAAAGCCTGGATATACCAGCATGGCGTACTACCCAGACTCTTGTGGCCATTGCTTGTCTACGAAGTACCACTTACATCTGTAGAGGCAATGGAGAGgatgatcagtggacaccttCGAAGATGGCTGAACATTCCACGCAGCTTCAGCAGTGTGGGCTTGTACAGCTCAGGGACCAAACTCCAACTCCCGCTCAAATCGTTAACGGAGGAGTTCAAGGTTACCAAAGTACGTCAAGTCATCATGTTGAGGGACAGTGCGGATGACAAGGTCAGAGAAGCGAGGGTCGTTACACGAACAGGAAGAAAGTGGGACGCTAAACAGGCTTTGAAGGAAGCAGAGGCAAGACTTCGGCATGGTGATATCGTAGGGTCCGTGGCATCAGGGCGTCTTGGCCTGGGGACCATCACAAGGCCAAGGTGGGGAAGTGCAAACCAACGGACACGTAGGGACATGGCCCAGGCAGAGATTAGATCGATGGACGAGGAGGCTAGGCAGGTGAAGGCAGTGAGCATGAGACAGCAGGGCAGCTGGACTCACTGGGAGGGAGTGAGGCAGAGGAAAGTATCTTGGAATGATATCTGGAAGATGGAAGGTCACAGACTTAGCTTCCTGCTGAAGTCAACCTACGATCTACTGCCAAGCCCAACCAACCTATTCACCTGGGGAATCAAGGACAACGCTGAGTGTGTACTTTGCAGGAAACCAGCTAACCTGGCACATGTCCTCACATCATGCCAGGTGGCACTTTCAGATGGAAGATACACATGGCGCCACGACCAGGTCCTCAAGGAGGTAGCAGCAAGTCTAGACCGTGCAAGGAGGAAAAAAGCGGACGATATCGAAAGGGCCAAAGTTTGTCACATTTGTGAAGTCGGGAACCCGGGCTACAGGAAACGTAGAGGCTGGTGGGATACTCGCAACAGCAAGAGACTGGGAAATGAGGGCAGACATCCAGCAGAGGATGGGTTTCCCAGCAGAGGTGGCTTCAACACCACTCCGCCCCGATGTTGTGTTGTGGTCCCGCAGCTCTAA
- the LOC138315540 gene encoding metaxin-1-like encodes MADDVLELDIWGGDWELPSVDSDCLTVLAFAKFCGVPCKVVKRNNPVWTASGTLPVMRSGGNSASKISEMLDLIRKRSPTGVTHQVGPNVADIKAFTSLLEQKLLPAVLHTWWLDEQTYVDVTRPWYARASPFPLNFYIPGRLHRQAASVVYMAETLDPDNITKEEIEAKIYKEAKECLNHLSYRLGEQDFFFGSLPSELDAKVVGYLAPLLKAPVQTNRLINHLKACTNLCTLCNRVLMRYFPLSPEEMESKRKREEEKREKMQIDSLAFPNKKRNMFFAAVFAATAMISYALSTGLVTFETEDVNNPDYADDDYYDEEDENG; translated from the exons ATGGCAGACGACGTTTTGGAGCTGGATATTTGGGGAGGTGACTGGGAACTTCCCTCCGTAGATTCTGATTGTTTGACTGTCttg GCATTTGCTAAATTTTGTGGAGTTCCTTGTAAAGTGGTTAAAAGAAACAATCCAGTATGGACAGCATCAG GTACACTCCCTGTTATGCGGTCTGGTGGAAATTCAGCATCAAAAATATCGGAGATGTTGGACTTGATCAGGAAAAGG AGTCCAACTGGAGTAACTCATCAAGTGGGTCCAAATGTTGCTGACATAAAGGCATTCACTTCGTTACTGGAACAGAAACTTTTACCTGCTGTG TTGCACACATGGTGGCTGGATGAACAGACATATGTTGACGTAACTCGTCCCTGGTACGCCCGCGCCAGTCCCTTCCCATTGAACTTTTACATCCCTGGGAGGCTTCACAGACAAGCAGCTTCAGTTGTTTACATGGCAGAGACTTTGGATCCAGATAACATAACAAAGGAGGAAATAGAAGCCAAG ATATATAAAGAAGCAAAAGAATGTCTGAATCATTTATCGTACCGGCTTGGAGAACAGGACTTTTTCTTTGGATCTTT aCCGTCTGAATTGGATGCCAAAGTGGTTGGATACCTTGCACCTCTGCTGAAGGCTCCAGTACAAACGAATCGTTTGATTAACCATCTGAAAGCCTGTACAAACCTCTGTACTCTATGTAATAGGGTTCTAATGAGATACTTCCCCCTCAGCCCAGAAG AAATGGAGTCCAAAAGAAAGCGAGAAGAAGAGAAAAGGGAGAAGATGCAGATAGACTCTTTAGCATTTCCTAACAAGAAACGTAATATGTTTTTTGCGGCAGTGTTTGCTGCCACAGCAATGATTTCATACGCTTTGTCTACAGGACTAGTGACATTTGAGACTGAGGACGTGAACAATCCCGATTATGCAGATGATGATTACTATGACGAAGAAGATGAAAATGGTTAA
- the LOC138315541 gene encoding protein CA_C1420-like encodes MYMFLSLLSLSLCSLADSKITGAFVVPHGGIALAPNHFNTTNATAKEQAWILHKNYRQIGDQIDRSKPDLIFLSTPHGVADLDRFALYLNSAGEGNANTDNIQCPPACFNVSANLAFNVAKDIVRKFNYGFNLTGLSAFGQPGKSDENFPLRWGEVIPLYFIPNLPRIQVIILSQPSRRYTDSVSMIPELLELGCHLYDYLEALEQSVVVMVSADLAHTHDKDGPYGYSDAAEPFDKACGQWAETLDYTSLLVTAANYVDKALSCGYTGMVMLHGMLEAGKLSSWIPTLHANYHPSYYGMMLASFLRHNLLS; translated from the exons atgtacatgtttttatCCTTACTTTCACTTTCGCTTTGTTCTTTGGCAGACAGTAAGATAACTGGCGCATTCGTAGTTCCACATGGCGGCATTGCACTTGCACCAAATCATTTTAATACTACAAATGCTACAGCAAAGGAGCAAGCGTGGATATTACATAAAAATTACAGACAAATTGGAGACCAAATTGATCGTTCAAAACCCGACTTGATATTTCTGAGTACACCGCATGGAGTGGCAGATTTAGATAGGTTTGCGTTATATTTGAACTCTGCGGGAGAAGGAAATGCAAATACAGACAATATACAATGTCCTCCCGCCTGCTTCAATGTATCAGCGAACCTTGCTTTTAATGTAGCTAAAGACATTGTCAGAAAATTCAATTACGGGTTTAACTTGACAGGACTTAGTGCATTTGGACAACCAGGAAAATCGGACGAGAATTTCCCACTAAG ATGGGGTGAAGTTATTCCACTCTACTTTATCCCCAACTTACCAAGGATACAGGTGATAATCCTAAGTCAGCCCAGTCGCAGATACACAGATTCTGTCTCCATGATACCAGAACTTCTAGAATTAG GGTGCCACCTGTACGATTACCTCGAGGCCTTGGAGCAGTCTGTGGTGGTGATGGTCAGTGCCGATCTGGCCCACACTCATGATAAAGATGGACCATATGGCTACTCAGATGCAGCTGAACCATTTGATaag GCGTGTGGCCAGTGGGCAGAGACACTAGACTATACCAGTCTGTTGGTCACTGCAGCAAACTATGTGGACAAAGCCCTGTCCTGTGGCTACACCGGAATGGTCATGTTGCATGGGATGTTAGAGGCTGGGAAGCTATCGTCATGGATACCAACACTGCATGCAAATTACCATCCAAGTTATTACGGAATGATGTTAGCATCTTTCTTACGTCATAATTTGTTATCCTGA